The sequence CTGTGAGACCTTACCAGGCAGTCTGTCGCCCACGGTCGGGCGCTGGGGAGGAGAAGAATTCATCGTGGTGATGCCCAGCACAGATCACATGCTCAGCCAGCAGCGGGGAGAGGTGCTGCTCGCCCAGTTCCAGCAGACACTCTGGCCCCTGGCGCTGACCGTCAGTGTCAGCATTGGCAGCAGTACGGTGCGGCCCGGCGATACCTTCAACAGTCTGTTGGCGCGGGCCGATCACGCGCTCTATCAGGCCAAAGCGCAGGGCCGCAACCGAATTGTTCTTGACCTCGAACACGGCGTCGTCCAGGATCATGCGGAAACAACGTAAAACAGCAATGTCTGAAGTGCTGCTCTGCTAGAAATCTTTCTTTCTATAAAGTAATCTTTCTTCATGACCCAAGTCGTTTCGATCCTGTCCCGAAAAGGTGGCGTCGGCAAAACCGTGACGGCCATGTACGCGGCAGCCCTCCTGCATCAGCAGGGCGAAGACGTGGCTGTACTCGACACCGATCCCGAGGGCAGCGCCGGAGCCTGGGCGCGCGCAGCGGGCAACCTGCCGTTTCAAGTCTACCCTGAGAGTAAGCAGGCGCAGGCCATGAAGCATGGCTGGGTGGTCATCGACACGCCGCCCAATGATCCCCGCGTCCTGGGCGACGCTGCGCGGAAGGCGAGCCGGGTGGTGGTGGTCGCCAAGTGTAACGCGCTCGAAGCCGACCGCCTGATTCCCACGCTTGATGCACTGGCGGCCAGTGGCTTTGGCGGGCAGTGGGGCATCCTACTTACTCAAGCGCGTGGTGGGCTGGGACGCGAGATGCAGGCAGCATTGGAGGAAGAGGATCTACCCGTACTGGGTATCGTGCCGCATCTGGTCAAGTTCGAGAGGGCGTTTGGCATGGTACCGGACGATCTCAATGAGTACCAAGAAGCGTTAGGGGGATTGCTGAAATGACCAAGCGAACAGGGAAAGGGCTGAGCATCGGAGCCGCCATGAAAGGCCGAATGGAAACTTCACAGGTAGCAGAGGTGCCAGTGGTCGAAGCGCCCGCTGTTGAAGTCGAAGCGTTGGAACCATTCAATACTCGCTTACGGGCAGGACTCCATCGACGCCTGAAACTGCATGCCGTGAGTGAGGGGCGCAAACTTCAGGACGTGGTGAACGAAGCTCTGGAAGAGTACTTAAGCAAGAAAGAAAGCTAAAAAGAAAG comes from Deinococcus ruber and encodes:
- a CDS encoding ParA family protein, producing the protein MTQVVSILSRKGGVGKTVTAMYAAALLHQQGEDVAVLDTDPEGSAGAWARAAGNLPFQVYPESKQAQAMKHGWVVIDTPPNDPRVLGDAARKASRVVVVAKCNALEADRLIPTLDALAASGFGGQWGILLTQARGGLGREMQAALEEEDLPVLGIVPHLVKFERAFGMVPDDLNEYQEALGGLLK